In Chryseobacterium lactis, a single genomic region encodes these proteins:
- a CDS encoding 4-hydroxy-tetrahydrodipicolinate reductase produces the protein MKIGLFGFGKAGKAVASVILQNKDHSLEWIYRKTNRLNSRDASDFFGIESEDPGHFYSEKKLSVEELLEEHPVDAIIDFSSQEGIYTYGESAAQKKIKIISAISHYSDKEVSFLHKLAQKATVFWSPNITLGINYLLYAAQFLKKIAPSVDIEIVEEHFKDKKGVSGTAIRIADILDVKDEKINTIRAGGIVGKHEVIFGFPFQTVRLIHESISRDAFGNGALFAAEHLVNKKPGFYKFEDLLHPYFKV, from the coding sequence ATGAAAATTGGACTTTTTGGATTTGGAAAAGCAGGAAAAGCTGTAGCATCAGTTATTCTTCAAAACAAAGATCATTCTCTGGAATGGATTTACAGAAAAACAAACCGATTAAACAGCAGGGACGCTTCGGATTTCTTTGGGATTGAAAGTGAAGATCCCGGTCATTTTTATTCAGAGAAAAAATTAAGTGTGGAAGAATTACTGGAAGAACATCCGGTGGACGCTATTATCGACTTCTCATCTCAGGAAGGCATCTACACTTATGGTGAGTCTGCTGCTCAAAAGAAAATAAAAATCATTTCAGCGATTTCTCATTATTCTGATAAAGAGGTTAGTTTCCTTCACAAACTGGCTCAGAAAGCAACTGTATTTTGGTCTCCCAATATTACGTTGGGAATTAATTATCTGTTATATGCTGCTCAATTTTTAAAAAAGATTGCTCCTTCTGTAGATATTGAAATTGTGGAAGAACATTTTAAAGATAAAAAAGGAGTTTCAGGAACCGCTATCCGGATTGCAGACATATTGGATGTGAAAGATGAAAAAATAAACACCATAAGGGCAGGAGGAATTGTTGGAAAGCATGAGGTGATCTTTGGTTTTCCGTTTCAGACCGTCCGTCTTATTCATGAATCGATCTCAAGAGATGCTTTTGGTAACGGAGCATTATTCGCTGCGGAACATCTTGTCAATAAAAAACCGGGCTTCTATAAATTTGAGGATTTGTTGCATCCTTATTTCAAAGTATAG
- a CDS encoding DUF4293 family protein — protein MLQRIQTIWTLLAVLAAVFLFITGQDVVVFGTLPVLNIACIVLVLVGAFSVFSFKNRKRQILLNTISIIINALLIGVLAYWLLNLPGGIQFPEKGIEPIFPLIAVICLLIANIFIRRDERLVKSVDRLR, from the coding sequence ATGCTACAGAGAATACAGACTATTTGGACACTATTAGCAGTTTTAGCTGCTGTTTTTCTTTTCATTACAGGACAGGATGTTGTTGTTTTTGGTACCCTTCCGGTGCTTAATATTGCATGTATTGTCCTTGTATTAGTAGGAGCATTCAGTGTTTTTAGTTTCAAAAACAGAAAAAGACAAATTCTGCTGAATACAATCAGCATTATTATAAACGCTTTGTTGATTGGTGTATTGGCGTACTGGTTACTAAACTTACCCGGAGGAATTCAATTTCCTGAGAAGGGTATTGAGCCGATTTTCCCATTGATCGCGGTGATCTGTCTGCTTATTGCAAACATTTTCATTCGCAGAGATGAGAGGCTCGTAAAATCTGTAGACAGACTTCGATAG
- a CDS encoding superoxide dismutase — MSFELPKLGYAYDALEPTIDAKTMEIHYTKHHQAYIDNLNKAIEGTDLAGKTIEEICQTGTDKPAVRNNGGGHFNHSLFWEILTPGGSKEPVGNVKAAIENYGGLDKFKTDFSDAAKTRFGSGWAWLVKNADGSVSVSSTPNQDNPLMPVADVKGTPVLGLDVWEHAYYLNYQNRRPDYVSAFFDVVNWDKVEELFNK, encoded by the coding sequence ATGTCATTTGAATTACCAAAACTAGGATATGCATATGATGCATTAGAGCCTACTATTGATGCAAAAACTATGGAAATCCATTATACAAAGCATCACCAGGCGTATATTGACAATTTAAATAAAGCAATTGAAGGTACTGATTTAGCAGGAAAAACTATCGAGGAAATCTGCCAGACAGGAACTGACAAACCAGCGGTAAGAAACAATGGTGGAGGTCACTTCAACCATTCTTTATTCTGGGAAATCTTAACTCCAGGAGGAAGCAAAGAGCCGGTAGGAAATGTAAAAGCTGCTATCGAAAACTATGGTGGTCTTGACAAGTTCAAAACTGATTTCTCTGATGCTGCTAAGACAAGGTTCGGTTCAGGATGGGCTTGGTTGGTGAAAAATGCTGACGGTTCAGTATCTGTTTCTTCTACTCCAAACCAGGACAACCCGTTAATGCCTGTTGCAGACGTTAAAGGAACTCCTGTTTTAGGATTAGATGTTTGGGAGCATGCTTATTACCTAAACTACCAAAACAGAAGACCTGACTATGTTTCTGCATTCTTCGATGTAGTAAACTGGGATAAAGTAGAGGAGTTATTCAACAAATAA
- a CDS encoding DUF6146 family protein, with translation MKNFIVLLFIFFIPYSCYSQDKTKNDKEQSEMKPSKNEDGEWDLTVIDTQFDYFLNAVARPISQYSESYLKTKNTFLVNEWNGYYNSGKYRNIIESGIDYDPRENYGIKFEYKLYQVFAYVKWKYGLKMYGLTGSDAVR, from the coding sequence ATGAAAAATTTTATAGTACTCCTTTTTATATTCTTTATTCCTTATAGCTGTTATTCTCAGGATAAGACTAAAAATGATAAAGAACAGTCAGAAATGAAGCCCTCAAAAAATGAGGATGGAGAATGGGATCTCACGGTAATTGATACACAATTTGATTATTTTTTAAATGCTGTTGCCAGACCGATCAGTCAGTATTCAGAATCTTATCTGAAAACAAAGAACACGTTCCTGGTCAACGAATGGAACGGATATTACAACTCAGGAAAATATAGAAACATTATCGAATCAGGAATTGATTATGATCCCCGGGAAAATTACGGGATAAAATTTGAGTACAAGCTGTATCAGGTTTTTGCCTATGTAAAATGGAAATACGGATTAAAAATGTATGGATTAACGGGCAGTGATGCGGTGAGATAA
- a CDS encoding endonuclease/exonuclease/phosphatase family protein translates to MKKYLIIAALFCFGTAFSQQKQVRRAAVAFLNVENLWDTIPSADYIDGTLPRSNPKFHRSVPLDSLKYLETTEDYKGEWSDDLLIGKKVIRKQFLSDDFTANSPKRWGSKYYNQKLANEAKVISELGRQYTNDNPVICGLIEVENRQVIEDLIKQPALAKSNYGIVHFNSYDSRGIDVAIIYQKARFSVLDSYKKEIKIYDENGKREYTRDIVIAIGLLDGEKVAIFMNHWPSRRGGEAISLAKRNTAATVLKGEMDKISAENPGIKLFSMGDYNDDPVSPSLKKHLAAVGDPSELSDKTPYYNLMYKLYKAGVASLAYRDAPNLFDQIIVSKNLYSPEKLTPTYTIYKAEIYAPPYLVNKEGQWKGYPLRSWDGDRFTGGYSDHFPAVSVIQKEYVKK, encoded by the coding sequence ATGAAAAAATATTTAATCATTGCCGCTCTATTTTGCTTTGGAACTGCCTTTTCACAACAGAAACAGGTAAGAAGAGCAGCTGTCGCATTTCTCAATGTAGAAAACCTTTGGGATACCATTCCCTCTGCAGATTATATTGACGGAACATTACCCCGTTCTAATCCTAAATTCCACAGAAGTGTACCATTGGACTCTTTAAAGTATCTTGAAACAACTGAAGATTATAAAGGAGAATGGAGTGACGATCTTTTGATTGGGAAAAAGGTGATCAGAAAACAGTTTTTATCTGATGACTTCACGGCTAACAGCCCAAAAAGATGGGGAAGCAAATATTATAACCAAAAATTAGCAAACGAAGCTAAGGTTATTTCAGAACTGGGAAGACAATATACCAATGACAACCCTGTTATTTGTGGATTAATCGAGGTTGAGAACAGACAGGTGATTGAAGATCTTATCAAGCAGCCGGCTTTAGCAAAGAGCAACTATGGCATTGTACATTTCAATTCTTATGATTCAAGAGGGATTGATGTAGCCATTATTTATCAAAAAGCAAGATTTTCTGTTTTAGATTCATATAAAAAAGAAATCAAAATCTATGATGAAAACGGAAAAAGAGAATATACCAGAGATATCGTTATTGCTATCGGATTACTGGATGGAGAGAAAGTGGCTATCTTTATGAACCACTGGCCTTCCAGAAGAGGTGGAGAAGCTATTTCTTTAGCAAAAAGAAATACTGCCGCTACTGTACTGAAAGGCGAAATGGATAAAATAAGCGCAGAAAACCCTGGAATCAAATTATTCTCCATGGGTGATTATAATGATGATCCGGTAAGCCCAAGTTTGAAAAAGCACCTTGCAGCAGTGGGTGATCCAAGCGAATTATCAGACAAGACTCCTTATTATAACCTGATGTATAAATTATATAAGGCAGGGGTAGCTTCTTTGGCTTACAGAGACGCTCCGAACTTGTTTGACCAGATTATTGTTTCTAAAAATCTTTATTCTCCGGAGAAACTTACGCCAACCTATACTATATATAAGGCAGAAATTTATGCTCCACCTTACCTTGTCAATAAAGAAGGACAATGGAAAGGATACCCATTACGTTCATGGGATGGAGACCGATTCACAGGCGGATACAGTGACCACTTCCCAGCGGTTTCTGTAATTCAGAAAGAATATGTAAAAAAATAA
- the rho gene encoding transcription termination factor Rho: protein MFNIETLRSKSVTELTKILKDLGVKVARNSNENDKIFAILDFQASNPKVSKDYFNATETTSINTEEAQAEKPAVKAPAKRAAVPKKTPAKPKAVAKAPVESKVEEKVEEQIPASEEIKPEEPKTEAVPATEEASTAAANAKKKRKRVPTNTGNTEVSQEKIEAPKNTESQEPVLVEEKPNNPPQQQANRPQKGHNHPQNGGNQHKNQNQHQHQNQNQNQNQNRHSERVEEHQDHRKEFNFDGMVSIEGVLEILPDNYGFLRSSDFSYISSPDDVYVSTAQIRNYGLKTGDTVKGIVRLPKEGEKYFSLLKPTEVNGRDLAFIKDRVAFEYLTPLFPEEKFNLAGNNSTISTRIVDLFAPIGKGQRAMIVAQPKTGKTMLLKDIANSIAANHPEVYMMVLLIDERPEEVTDMERSVNAEVIASTFDEAAEKHVKVANLVLAKAQRMVECGHDVVILLDSITRLARAYNTVTPASGKVLSGGVDANALHKPKRFFGAARKIEGGGSLTIIATALIDTGSKMDEVIFEEFKGTGNMELQLDRKIANRRIYPAIDLISSSTRRDDLLLDEVTSQRMWIFRKYLSEMNPVEAMEFVNKNIKGTLNNEEFLMSMNR from the coding sequence ATGTTTAACATAGAAACGTTAAGGTCAAAATCCGTAACGGAACTGACTAAAATCTTAAAAGATTTGGGCGTTAAAGTTGCAAGAAACAGCAATGAAAATGACAAGATCTTTGCTATTCTTGACTTTCAGGCTTCCAACCCCAAAGTCTCAAAAGATTATTTCAACGCCACAGAGACAACCAGCATAAATACTGAAGAGGCTCAAGCAGAAAAACCTGCTGTGAAAGCCCCGGCAAAAAGAGCTGCTGTCCCTAAAAAAACACCAGCCAAGCCCAAAGCAGTAGCAAAAGCACCGGTAGAATCTAAAGTAGAGGAAAAAGTAGAAGAACAAATACCGGCTTCTGAGGAAATAAAACCGGAAGAGCCCAAAACTGAAGCTGTACCGGCCACTGAAGAAGCATCTACAGCCGCTGCAAATGCTAAGAAAAAAAGAAAAAGAGTTCCTACCAATACTGGCAATACAGAAGTATCACAGGAAAAAATAGAAGCTCCAAAAAACACAGAATCCCAAGAGCCTGTTCTGGTAGAAGAAAAGCCGAACAATCCCCCTCAACAACAGGCCAACAGACCTCAAAAAGGCCACAACCATCCACAGAACGGTGGAAACCAGCATAAAAATCAAAATCAACATCAGCATCAGAACCAAAACCAGAATCAGAATCAAAACAGACATTCTGAAAGGGTAGAGGAACACCAGGATCATAGAAAAGAATTTAATTTCGATGGAATGGTAAGTATTGAAGGGGTGTTAGAAATATTACCTGATAACTACGGGTTCCTACGTTCTTCAGATTTTAGTTATATCTCTTCGCCTGATGATGTTTATGTATCTACAGCGCAGATCAGAAATTATGGTCTGAAAACCGGAGATACAGTGAAAGGAATTGTAAGATTACCAAAAGAAGGTGAAAAATATTTTTCATTACTAAAGCCTACAGAGGTTAACGGTCGTGATCTTGCATTCATCAAAGATCGTGTTGCTTTTGAATATCTTACTCCACTTTTTCCTGAAGAGAAATTTAATCTTGCGGGAAACAACTCTACGATTTCCACAAGAATTGTAGATCTGTTTGCACCTATCGGAAAAGGGCAGAGAGCTATGATTGTAGCCCAGCCTAAGACGGGTAAAACGATGTTGCTTAAAGATATTGCCAATTCTATTGCAGCCAATCACCCTGAAGTTTATATGATGGTTCTTCTGATTGATGAACGTCCGGAAGAGGTTACTGATATGGAAAGAAGCGTGAATGCAGAAGTGATTGCTTCTACATTTGACGAAGCTGCTGAAAAGCATGTGAAAGTTGCCAACCTTGTTCTTGCGAAAGCTCAGAGAATGGTTGAATGCGGACATGATGTGGTTATTTTGCTGGATTCTATCACAAGATTAGCCAGAGCATATAACACCGTTACACCTGCTTCAGGAAAAGTTCTTTCCGGAGGGGTTGACGCTAACGCTCTTCACAAACCGAAAAGATTCTTTGGAGCAGCTAGAAAAATTGAAGGAGGAGGTTCGTTAACGATTATTGCAACAGCTCTTATCGATACCGGATCCAAAATGGATGAAGTAATTTTTGAAGAATTTAAAGGTACCGGTAACATGGAACTTCAATTAGACAGAAAAATTGCTAACAGAAGAATTTATCCTGCTATCGACTTAATCTCTTCAAGTACTCGTAGAGATGATCTACTTCTTGATGAAGTTACTTCTCAGAGAATGTGGATCTTTAGAAAATATCTTTCTGAAATGAATCCTGTAGAAGCGATGGAATTTGTAAATAAAAACATCAAAGGAACTCTTAATAATGAAGAATTCCTGATGTCTATGAATAGATAA
- a CDS encoding TonB-dependent receptor: MIKKLSLISLFTLMPASFYFAQTTVYAYVKDQDGKPLEKAEVDLAQSTGDTTVDKIGYFQFVDLKPGHYLITVTKPNFESKILEFDVTADEKRKDLGVITLNYTLGSDAGVIVIDDAASDSEDGGSSMQPTVGLLSSGRDAFQNVSAFELGAYWFRPRGVDNRFEDVLFNGVSMSKNDDGRIDFNNWGGLNDVTRYPYENVDNITPSEYTFGNLGGVVYYNTRASSYRKQTSLAYSFTNRSYLHRAMATYSSGLTKNGWAFTFSGSRRWGDRAIIDGVYQDAYAYFASIEKKFSDKHSINLTAFGSPTYRASNAPNTQEVYDIMGKNYNSYWGWQDGEKRNSRIRNVFEPMFILTDYLKIGKNSNWTNTVSYQFGSDARSRLDWFHASDPNPTYYRKLPSFGLLNEDEFRQQSQIDWNYLYNANRLNLTNGNGDMRGAVYTVVEDVNKDKTLNVSSHFDTRLKDNWKLNINFNYQNLKSDNFRRVKDLLGANFAYNLNAFNGDAKYDADNSDARVREGDRTQYSYELTRNHYALNISSEIDFNKWNVVASIFSSYSEAYREGNFRSGLARFRDNSKGKSAVYDALDAGIKGKITYKINGKNFIVYNGAFFSLAPTLNEIYINPRMVDYLTPGVTNQMINSNDLSYILRGQILKLRLSAYYTTIQNATEISRYYADVNDGTLGNSFSTLVNEAMSGVNKRYMGLELGFDVKVTPTLSAVGVASVGEYKYTNNPEVSTFDDLNGFRGTDVWGKANVKDYKVAGTPQKAFSFGLKYNSPKYWWVGASANYLMDQYLDFSALNKTPYMYTDPQTNDPFPGATPELIELITKQKKFDNQFMLNANAGKSFQFGKYRMGVSVSVNNILNNRNYVTGGFEQGRNVNFSDALADAQRATPYFGPKLWYDRGITFFTNVYLRF; encoded by the coding sequence ATGATTAAAAAACTATCCCTAATCTCTTTGTTTACATTAATGCCTGCCTCTTTTTACTTTGCGCAAACTACTGTGTATGCGTATGTTAAAGATCAGGATGGTAAGCCTTTAGAGAAAGCAGAAGTAGATCTAGCACAATCCACCGGTGACACAACCGTGGATAAAATTGGGTACTTCCAGTTTGTGGATTTAAAACCTGGACACTATCTTATTACCGTGACAAAACCGAACTTTGAGTCTAAAATCTTAGAGTTTGATGTGACAGCAGATGAGAAGAGAAAAGATTTAGGTGTCATTACACTTAATTACACTTTAGGATCAGACGCAGGAGTTATCGTTATTGACGACGCCGCGAGTGATTCTGAGGATGGTGGCTCATCTATGCAGCCTACTGTAGGACTTTTAAGCTCAGGAAGAGATGCTTTTCAGAATGTTTCTGCTTTTGAACTAGGTGCTTACTGGTTCAGACCTAGAGGAGTAGACAACAGATTTGAGGATGTGCTTTTTAATGGGGTATCAATGTCTAAAAATGATGATGGAAGGATAGACTTCAACAACTGGGGTGGTTTGAATGACGTGACAAGATATCCTTATGAGAATGTAGACAATATTACGCCTTCAGAATATACTTTTGGTAACTTAGGGGGAGTTGTATATTATAATACAAGAGCTTCCAGCTATAGAAAACAAACTTCATTAGCCTATTCATTTACGAACAGAAGTTATTTGCACAGAGCAATGGCTACTTATTCGTCTGGTCTTACCAAAAATGGCTGGGCATTTACTTTCTCAGGAAGCAGAAGATGGGGAGACAGAGCAATCATTGATGGAGTTTATCAGGACGCTTATGCTTACTTTGCTTCAATTGAGAAGAAATTCAGTGATAAACACTCCATCAACTTAACGGCTTTCGGATCTCCAACATACAGAGCTTCCAATGCGCCGAATACTCAGGAGGTTTATGATATCATGGGTAAAAACTACAACTCCTACTGGGGTTGGCAGGATGGAGAGAAAAGAAACTCCAGAATCAGAAACGTTTTTGAACCGATGTTTATCTTAACCGATTATCTGAAAATCGGTAAAAACTCAAACTGGACGAATACCGTTTCTTACCAGTTTGGTAGCGATGCAAGAAGCAGATTAGACTGGTTCCACGCCTCAGACCCGAACCCTACTTACTATAGAAAATTACCAAGCTTCGGTCTTCTTAATGAAGATGAATTCAGACAACAGTCACAAATCGACTGGAATTATCTGTATAATGCGAACCGTCTTAACCTTACCAATGGAAATGGTGATATGAGAGGTGCTGTTTATACAGTTGTAGAAGATGTAAATAAAGATAAAACATTAAACGTTTCCTCTCACTTTGATACCAGATTGAAGGACAACTGGAAGTTAAACATCAACTTCAATTATCAGAATTTAAAATCTGATAACTTCAGAAGAGTTAAAGATTTATTAGGAGCTAACTTCGCTTATAACCTTAATGCATTTAATGGAGATGCGAAATATGACGCTGATAATAGTGATGCAAGAGTAAGAGAAGGAGACAGAACTCAGTATTCTTACGAATTGACAAGAAACCACTATGCGTTGAACATTTCATCTGAGATAGATTTCAATAAATGGAATGTTGTAGCTTCCATCTTCTCTTCTTATTCAGAAGCTTACAGAGAAGGGAATTTCAGAAGTGGTCTTGCCAGATTCAGAGATAATTCAAAAGGAAAAAGTGCAGTATACGATGCGTTAGATGCAGGGATCAAAGGTAAAATTACCTATAAAATCAATGGTAAAAACTTCATTGTGTACAACGGAGCATTCTTTAGCTTAGCACCTACGTTGAATGAGATTTATATCAACCCAAGAATGGTTGACTATTTAACACCTGGAGTTACGAATCAGATGATCAACTCTAATGATTTAAGTTATATCTTAAGAGGACAGATTTTAAAACTAAGATTATCTGCTTATTATACGACGATTCAAAATGCTACTGAAATTTCAAGATATTATGCTGACGTAAATGATGGTACTTTAGGTAACTCATTCAGTACACTTGTTAATGAAGCAATGAGCGGCGTTAACAAGAGATATATGGGTCTTGAATTAGGTTTTGATGTTAAAGTTACACCTACTTTAAGTGCTGTAGGGGTAGCAAGTGTAGGTGAATACAAGTACACAAATAATCCTGAAGTTTCTACGTTTGATGACCTTAACGGATTCAGAGGAACTGATGTTTGGGGTAAAGCAAATGTTAAAGATTATAAAGTAGCCGGAACTCCACAAAAAGCATTCTCTTTCGGATTGAAATATAACTCTCCAAAATACTGGTGGGTAGGAGCATCCGCTAACTACTTAATGGATCAGTATCTTGACTTCTCCGCGTTGAACAAGACGCCTTACATGTACACGGATCCACAGACTAACGATCCTTTCCCTGGAGCAACTCCTGAATTGATAGAGCTTATTACTAAACAAAAGAAATTTGACAATCAATTTATGTTAAATGCTAACGCAGGTAAATCTTTCCAATTCGGAAAATACAGAATGGGTGTAAGTGTGTCCGTAAATAATATTCTGAACAACAGAAATTATGTAACCGGAGGATTTGAACAAGGACGAAATGTAAACTTTAGTGATGCTCTTGCTGATGCTCAGAGAGCAACTCCTTATTTCGGACCAAAACTTTGGTATGACAGAGGAATCACTTTCTTCACTAATGTTTATTTAAGATTCTAA
- a CDS encoding M28 family metallopeptidase codes for MKKLTYLTLSLFSVFTFAQDVSKERVKTILSTLASDEMRGREIWTPENENAANYIATLFKENNLEYCTGNSYLIPFEYKGKKAYNVCGVKKGKTDKYLGFSGHFDHIGTSNKSGDNIYNGADDDASGITTLVGIADYFKNKKPDFSMVFMAFNGEEKGMLGSRAISEDKNLDKIYNNMTALFNFEMVATESQWGKNALYMTGDGFSDLDELFNKNAVNGLKINADPYAREQLFYRSDNVSFVKKKIIAHSFSTVDMSKATHYHHENDDVNIVDFDNMTQIINNFGKTLEKLNPQNFSPKYNDQVKFN; via the coding sequence ATGAAAAAGCTAACTTATCTTACTTTATCCCTGTTTTCAGTTTTTACTTTTGCACAGGATGTTTCAAAAGAAAGAGTAAAAACCATACTTTCTACTTTGGCTTCCGATGAAATGAGAGGCAGAGAAATCTGGACTCCGGAAAATGAAAATGCAGCCAACTATATCGCCACTCTTTTCAAAGAAAATAACCTTGAGTATTGCACAGGAAATTCTTATTTGATTCCATTCGAATACAAAGGCAAAAAAGCGTATAATGTATGTGGTGTAAAAAAAGGAAAAACAGATAAATATCTTGGTTTCTCAGGACATTTTGATCATATCGGAACCAGTAATAAATCCGGAGATAATATTTATAACGGAGCTGATGACGATGCCAGCGGCATTACGACTCTGGTAGGAATTGCCGATTATTTTAAAAATAAAAAACCTGACTTCTCAATGGTCTTTATGGCTTTTAATGGGGAGGAGAAAGGAATGTTGGGTTCAAGAGCCATTTCAGAAGATAAAAATCTGGATAAAATTTACAACAACATGACAGCTCTTTTCAATTTTGAAATGGTCGCTACGGAATCACAATGGGGTAAAAATGCGTTGTATATGACAGGAGACGGATTTTCAGATCTGGATGAATTATTTAATAAAAATGCAGTCAATGGATTAAAAATTAACGCCGATCCTTACGCAAGGGAACAATTATTTTACCGTTCTGACAATGTAAGTTTCGTTAAAAAGAAAATTATTGCCCATTCTTTCTCTACCGTTGATATGAGTAAAGCCACCCATTATCACCATGAAAATGATGATGTCAATATTGTAGATTTTGATAATATGACTCAGATCATCAATAATTTTGGAAAGACTTTGGAAAAATTAAATCCTCAGAATTTTAGCCCAAAATACAACGATCAGGTAAAATTTAATTAA
- a CDS encoding 3-coathanger stack domain-containing protein: MKKIFRLAICSVLFSWNSIYSQSGSNGSDIIICLDNSASVENFEFNDMTVSSKKLIQSILNCNPNNKVSVIHYGTTFQSLPLSPKIYIESDFTNNLTTAQTFTRRLNDGDHFHQAVGMIGEAIDHLPSSSIVSPQKTLTTNSSRPLIIFLFTDGERAAGNALTGSYLVNLNPPNGLHENNAFLNFTNFKNNRNAKFVVVHVEDYSVYKEAAASIASFGGSYPGPIEGYPADPDNNQVPRLYLNKNNFILSTTEIADLTQNICSIGKGKITFYHEPIPCESMNYPFNVNGTYTIPAGSTITNFNMALVNTSTGVSYPTSSIPSYSSGNFFSFSIDLSNLTNPLSGEYKLQANLTYTNGGASTTIQANNGVVGFPYDIQFCCPDDLYINTNVAAPNIDLQSAQNTITAVNVISHGAKAVYHAGKFVLLNPGFNSEEGSDFFAYIEGCKSEQTLKSKDTDYHIDLNADPNNTKTIGGGIKTQQQRSLQISPNPNTGLFTVSIDKIGSGSLQIADINGTIVFEKLFKNEKEIDVNIQSLPSATYIVKVISDNETMTQKVIKR; encoded by the coding sequence ATGAAAAAAATTTTTAGACTTGCCATATGCTCGGTACTGTTTTCCTGGAACTCCATATATTCTCAATCCGGAAGTAACGGAAGTGATATAATTATCTGTCTGGACAACAGTGCATCGGTAGAAAATTTTGAGTTTAATGATATGACTGTTTCGTCCAAAAAGCTGATCCAATCAATTTTAAACTGCAATCCCAACAATAAAGTTTCAGTAATCCACTATGGAACTACTTTTCAGTCTTTACCCTTATCTCCCAAAATATATATAGAATCAGATTTTACTAATAATTTAACAACAGCCCAAACATTTACAAGAAGGTTAAATGACGGCGACCATTTCCATCAGGCTGTAGGAATGATAGGCGAAGCTATAGATCATCTTCCTAGCTCAAGTATTGTAAGTCCACAAAAAACATTAACAACAAACTCCTCAAGACCACTCATCATCTTTTTATTCACAGATGGAGAAAGAGCTGCAGGAAATGCACTTACAGGTTCTTATCTAGTCAATCTTAACCCTCCCAACGGCTTACATGAGAATAATGCATTCCTCAATTTCACTAATTTCAAGAATAACAGAAATGCAAAATTCGTAGTCGTACATGTTGAAGATTATTCTGTTTATAAAGAAGCAGCAGCCAGTATTGCGAGTTTTGGAGGATCCTACCCAGGACCTATAGAAGGCTATCCGGCTGATCCAGACAACAATCAGGTTCCGAGATTATATCTCAACAAAAATAATTTTATTCTGAGTACAACTGAAATAGCTGACCTTACACAAAATATCTGCTCTATTGGTAAAGGAAAAATCACGTTCTATCATGAGCCTATCCCTTGTGAATCGATGAATTATCCATTTAATGTTAATGGAACTTACACCATACCAGCAGGGTCAACAATTACAAATTTCAATATGGCACTTGTCAACACATCCACTGGAGTAAGCTATCCTACTTCTTCGATTCCTTCATATAGCAGCGGAAATTTTTTCTCTTTTAGTATAGATCTGTCAAATCTTACCAATCCACTTTCAGGAGAGTACAAACTACAGGCAAATCTTACCTATACCAACGGAGGTGCAAGCACTACTATTCAGGCCAATAATGGCGTTGTTGGTTTCCCATATGATATTCAGTTTTGTTGTCCGGATGATTTGTATATTAATACAAATGTCGCAGCACCCAATATCGATCTTCAGTCTGCACAGAATACAATTACTGCAGTGAATGTTATTAGCCACGGAGCCAAAGCAGTATATCATGCCGGAAAATTCGTATTATTAAATCCTGGATTCAATTCCGAAGAGGGCTCAGACTTTTTTGCTTATATTGAAGGATGTAAATCAGAACAAACATTGAAGTCTAAAGACACAGATTATCATATAGATCTTAATGCAGATCCTAATAATACAAAAACGATAGGAGGAGGAATAAAAACACAGCAACAAAGATCCTTACAGATCTCACCTAATCCAAATACAGGACTGTTTACTGTATCTATTGATAAAATAGGCTCCGGCTCACTACAGATTGCTGATATAAACGGTACAATTGTTTTTGAAAAATTATTTAAAAATGAAAAAGAAATAGATGTTAATATACAGTCATTACCATCTGCTACTTATATTGTAAAAGTCATTTCAGATAATGAAACCATGACACAAAAAGTAATCAAAAGATAA